From Bradysia coprophila strain Holo2 unplaced genomic scaffold, BU_Bcop_v1 contig_324, whole genome shotgun sequence, the proteins below share one genomic window:
- the LOC119079352 gene encoding leucine-rich repeat and death domain-containing protein 1-like: MNCGTNRPGLLFHDFAHRMATSHTINYVLIILVAVAFRDHACSLECGSVYIVRDLMRGGNAVLRNEWPFIVAVYEVNPIKYICGGTLISNRHILTAAHCIHRRHSNVKLSADDIKVRLGAYNLTVESEIGTVNRNISAVFVNPDWKPDADRFDADLAILVLSENVTFSIYIQPICIPTNDVVIDGAVIDVNGTVVGWGLADDTRHEEVPRKIVATALTNSLCYRSEPSIVKSTSFRSFCARGQDGTPNKGDSGGGFFVLSKSSWVQYGIVSAIHASTKQFSIYTNLKAFKRFIVETVTETGGEIGESTMKVHLNCTYSNSDDGNYTCSFNKLEVRYEHNEIDKVDGVHGTGNGNENVGSIEFNSGFMFTLPDGLGRVFENVKTIRIGNSNSSLGLRRIWRSSLTNLKGLLVLDVKRNEIELLDEDCLWDLPSLEIFRLVDNELKELHELTFDKNKQLTEVHLSGNRLETLPKRLFASNQLLNYIDLENNSLRIIDEQIFMMNRHVLIIDLSSNRLESLPRDLFKHNFFLSSLSLYNNSLTTIDEQMFHRNLRLDKVYLSANRLIELPKNLFRSCELLEQVFLDQNSLTSIDETLFDKNVMLTTIYISSNRLEYLPKNMFKNNSALQLLAVGNNMFRTLDENIFQMNEEIRQINFAFCRLEYLPSDLLKNKFFIRSVNFGSNSLTEIPEPIFHRILLLRTVLLQFNKLESLPKSLFRNNALLQDVFVDNNRLKTLDEKTFERNLKLKVVSLGSNRLEHLPQNLFTNNLDIVSVNISDNCLLYIDADLFATNLNLKYVGISSNRLESLPTPLFRNNSRLKIIDIHNNSLATIDESIFETNVRLTYVGLSTNHLVALPKNLFKNNLVLERISLFGNSLKTIDERIFAMNPNLKTVLLTSNQLEYLPSNLFNSNALLEEVHFKRNLLRIVDIDFKQLGHINVIEMSNNTCIDAIYSNKVDTSKYFTNHFRNVTKFQELLKTNCSLT, translated from the exons ATGAATTGTGGAACAAATAGACCGGGCTTACTTTTCCACGATTTTGCTCACAGAATGGCAACTTCGCATACCATTAATTACGTACTCATCATACTCGTTGCTGTTGCATTTCGAGACCATGCATGTAGCCTGGAATGTGGAAGTGTCTATATTGTTCGTGACCTTATGCGCGGTGGAAATGCTGTGCTGCGAAACGAATGGCCTTTTATTGTAGCTGTGTATGAAGTGAATCCAATAAAATACATTTGTGGCGGAACATTAATATCAAACCGGCACATTCTAACAG CTGCACACTGTATCCACCGACGACATTCCAACGTGAAATTGTCTGCAGATGATATCAAAGTGCGGCTCGGGGCATACAATCTTACTGTCGAAAGCGAAATAGGAACTGTAAATCGAAACATTTCTGCCGTTTTTGTGAATCCCGATTGGAAGCCAGATGCAGACAGGTTTGATGCGGACTTGGCCATTCTAGTTCTTAGCGAAAATGTTACCTTTTCAATTTACATTCAGCCGATTTGCATTCCGACCAACGATGTCGTTATAGACGGAGCAGTGATTGATGTGAACGGTACTGTTGTGGGATGGGGCTTAGCGGATGACACGCGTCACGAAGAGGTTCCCCGAAAAATTGTCGCAACGGCATTAACAAATTCGTTGTGTTACAGAAGTGAGCCCAGTATCGTTAAGTCGACGTcatttcgttcgttttgtGCTAGGGGTCAAGATGGAACGCCGAATAAGGGCGATTCTGGAGGGGGATTTTTCGTGCTCTCCAAATCGTCTTGGGTGCAATATGGGATCGTGTCGGCAATTCATGCCAGcaccaaacaattttcaatttacacaAATTTGAAAGCTTTTAAACGCTTCATTGTTGAAACGGTTACCGAAACAGGTGGTGAGATAGGCGAATCCACCATGAAAGTCCATTTGAATTGTACGTACAGTAATAGTGACGACGGCAACTACACATGCAGTTTTAATAAATTGGAGGTACGTTACGAACATAACGAGATTGATAAAGTCGATGGAGTGCATGGAACTGGGAATGGAAATGAGAACGTTGGTTCGATTGAATTCAATAGTGGATTCATGTTCACCCTCCCAGATGGTTTAGGAAGAGtgtttgaaaatgtgaaaacaatTCGAATTGGAAATTCAAATTCGTCGTTGGGATTGAGAAGGATATGGCGATCAAGCTTAACAAATTTGAAGGGTTTGCTGGTTCTGGATGTCAAGCGAAATGAAATTGAGTTGCTGGATGAGGACTGTCTCTGGGATCTACCAAGCTTGGAAATATTTCGGCTAGTAGACAATGAGCTGAAAGAATTGCATGAACTCACGTtcgataaaaacaaacaattaacTGAAGTCCATCTCAGTGGTAACAGACTGGAAACACTGCCGAAAAGATTATTCGCAAGCAATCAGTTGTTGAACTACATAGATTTGGAGAACAATTCGTTGAGGATTATTGACGAACAGATTTTTATGATGAACAGACATGTGCTAATAATCGATTTGTCGTCGAATCGATTAGAAAGTCTGCCCCGCGATTTGTTCAAACATAATTTCTTCTTGTCATCGTTATCGTTGTACAATAATTCATTAACGACCATAGACGAACAAATGTTCCACAGAAATTTACGTCTCGACAAAGTGTATTTGTCTGCGAATCGATTGATCGAGTTGCctaaaaatttgttcagaagTTGTGAGTTATTGGAACAGGTTTTTTTGGATCAGAATTCATTAACGTCGATCGATGAGACATTGTTCGATAAAAATGTTATGTTGACGACAATCTACATTTCATCGAATCGATTGGAATATCTTCCGAAAAATATGTTCAAGAACAATTCAGCTTTACAATTACTGGCAGTCGGTAACAATATGTTCCGAACATTGGACGAAAATATCTTCCAAATGAATGAAGAGATCAGACAGattaattttgcattttgtcGGTTGGAATACTTACCGAGcgatttgttaaaaaataaatttttcatcagaTCTGTTAATTTTGGAAGTAATTCTCTGACCGAAATACCCGAGCCAATTTTCCACAGGATCCTTCTACTTCGAACAGTTCTTTTACAGTTCAATAAACTGGAATCGTTACCGAAATCTCTGTTTCGTAATAATGCTTTGTTACAGGATGTCTTCGTGGACAACAACCGTTTGAAGACGTTAGACgaaaaaactttcgaaagGAACCTCAAATTGAAGGTAGTCTCTCTGGGATCGAATCGATTGGAACATCTGccccaaaatttatttacaaataatttgGATATCGTGAGTGTGAACATTTCTGACAATTGTTTGCTGTACATTGATGCGGATTTGTTTGCAACAAACCTCAATCTCAAATATGTTGGAATTTCATCTAATCGACTCGAATCGTTACCGACACCATTATTCCGAAACAATTCGCGTTTGAAGATCATTGATATTCATAACAATTCATTGGCGACAATTGACGAAAGCATTTTCGAGACAAACGTGAGACTTACTTACGTTGGACTATCGACAAACCATTTGGTAGCTTTACCAaagaatttattcaaaaataatttggtgctggagagaatttcattgtttggaaattcattgaaaacaatAGACGAGCGAATTTTCGCAATGAATCCTAATCTTAAAACCGTTCTGCTAACATCGAACCAATTGGAATATTTGCCGAGTAATTTATTCAACAGCAATGCATTACTGGAGGAAGTTCATTTCAAACGGAATCTTTTGCGAATTGTCGATATTGACTTTAAGCAACTGGGCCACAtaaatgtaattgaaatgTCCAACAATACATGCATCGATGCAATCTACAGCAATAAAGTCGATACATCTAAATACTTTACCAATCATTTTAGAAAtgtaacgaaatttcaagaattgcTCAAAACGAACTGTAGTCTGACTTAG
- the LOC119079353 gene encoding insulin-like growth factor-binding protein complex acid labile subunit: MELTFKKLKVISWVGYWLLCLYIHRSSGIECGNVNVINDLIRGGNETVKGAWPFAVTLYEVNRSEPSCGGTLISKKHVLTAAHCIHNKQAPLQINADDLKVYLGVHNLSGKDDVGVVQANIEDIRVHPEWDPYFTSDFKADLAIIVLSENVSFTKTIRPVCLPADSADVNSQTIDLKGMVVGWDVTGSNNWENIQRQASITAVNDTYCYHKDEAASTFSSDHTFCGGFGDGYPTSGDSGGGYFVLQDKTWVQYGIISVTRTNRTGHALPSSIQIYTNLRSFKRWIVTTVKETWGEIGEAIEKIKIICDYVYQDGSYYGCIADAVNVQTDNIEIESVTGSHMNDNSNQNVEYLTFLNGSLIYLPHGIGNFFTNLRTLQVGPGLGTKRVTRSYFRNMTNLDKLQFFENSIDTLEEDSLWDLENLEIFQLFGNQIVELKENFFEKNEKLQTIFLDSNKLQTLPKHLLRRSLLLTHIEFQNNHLHLIDEKTFETNARLQYIDLSSNRLETLPTNLFKNNLLLKILSIANNLLKTVDEKCFHSNINLVSISLSSNQLEHLTGNMFKNNLLLGYVFLRNNSIKTMDKGFFERNMYFETIDLSLNQFVLPTTMETPVPSGINSITAIEEGLSATNVKTIDLSFNFIEYLPNTLFSNNLMLVNVSMRSNSLKVIDENCFANNPNLILIELSSNELTYLPKKLFQNNLSLKYVSLCYNWLETVDVETFAKNRELVFVDLATNRLGSIPRNLFENNLLLEGISLRNNSLKIIDDNVFDTNINLQNIDLSSNQLEYLPKNLFQNNLDLKYVLLQFNQLRFIEIDFSKLRNVRRINVYENVCTDDPIFQRHYDYKLEVLVNGRYLELFQRALNYFCTSMKQL; encoded by the exons ATGGAGTTAACATTTAAAAAGCTCAAAGTGATTAGCTGGGTCGGATATTGGTTATTATGTCTGTACATTCATCGATCGTCTGGAATCGAATGTGGAAATGTGAATGTGATCAATGATCTGATTCGAGGTGGAAATGAAACAGTGAAAGGAGCATGGCCCTTTGCTGTGACTCTATACGAAGTAAATCGTTCGGAACCTTCATGTGGAGGAACTCTGATATCTAAAAAACATGTTCTGACGG CTGCCCATTGCATCCACAACAAACAGGCACCCTTGCAGATTAACGCCGATGACTTGAAGGTATACTTGGGAGTGCACAATCTGTCTGGAAAGGACGATGTAGGAGTTGTTCAAGCAAACATAGAAGACATTCGAGTTCATCCCGAATGGGATCCTTATTTCACTAGTGATTTCAAGGCTGACCTAGCCATTATAGTACTCAGCGAAAACGTTTCCTTCACAAAAACTATTCGTCCGGTGTGTCTTCCAGCCGACTCAGCCGATGTTAACAGTCAAACGATTGATCTTAAAGGAATGGTCGTTGGTTGGGATGTTACAGGTTCTAACAATTGGGAAAACATTCAGAGACAAGCTTCCATTACTGCTGTAAATGACACGTATTGCTATCATAAGGACGAAGCAGCGTCGACTTTTTCATCTGATCACACATTTTGTGGTGGATTTGGAGATGGTTATCCGACTTCGGGTGATTCGGGTGGAGGGTACTTCGTTCTGCAAGATAAGACTTGGGTACAGTACGGCATAATTTCCGTGACTCGCACAAACCGAACTGGACATGCTCTTCCGtcatcaattcaaatttacacaAATCTTAGGTCTTTCAAACGGTGGATAGTGACAACTGTTAAAGAGACTTGGGGTGAAATCGGTGAAGCAATAGAAAAGATCAAAATAATCTGTGACTATGTCTACCAGGATGGGTCGTACTATGGATGTATAGCGGATGCAGTGAATGTACAGACAGataatattgaaattgagTCCGTCACTGGCTCTCATATGAACGACAACTCTAATCAGAATGTTGAATATCTCACATTTCTTAATGGATCGTTGATTTATCTTCCGCATGGAATCggaaattttttcacaaatttgagaactTTACAGGTCGGTCCAGGATTAGGTACGAAGCGAGTCACTCGATCATATTTTAGGAATATGACGAATTTGGACAAGTTGcagtttttcgaaaatagcATCGACACACTAGAAGAAGACTCGTTGTGGGATTTAGAGAACTTAGAAATATTTCAGTTGTTTGGTAACCAGATAGTTGAgctgaaggaaaatttttttgagaaaaatgaaaagcttcagacgatttttcttgactcaaataaattgcaaacaTTGCCGAAACACTTACTGCGAAGAAGTTTACTGCTAACACACATCgaatttcaaaacaatcaTTTGCATCTTATCGACGAGAAAACTTTCGAGACCAACGCGCGACTCCAATACATCGATTTGTCATCGAATCGTTTGGAGACTCTACCGACGAATTTGTTTAAGAACAATTTGTTGCTGAAGATCTTGTCCATCGCCAACAACTTGTTAAAGACTGTCGAcgagaaatgttttcattcgAACATCAATCTCGTATCCATCAGTCTATCATCGAATCAACTGGAACATCTAACTGGAAATatgtttaaaaacaatttgctgTTGGGGTACGTTTTCCTGCGCAATAATTCGATAAAAACGATGGATAAGGGGTTCTTTGAAAGAAATATGTACTTCGAAACGATCGATTTGTCTTTAAACCAATTTGTGTTGCCAACCACGATGGAAACACCTGTGCCGTCCGGAATCAATTCAATTACTGCTATAGAGGAAGGACTTTCCGCGACAAATGTTAAAACTATCGATTTATCGTTCAATTTCATCGAATACTTGCCGAACACTCTCTTTAGCAACAACTTGATGTTGGTTAATGTTTCCATGCGAAGTAATTCTCTAAAAGTCATcgacgaaaattgttttgcgaATAATCCGAATCTAATACTCATCGAACTATCATCAAATGAGTTGACCTATTTGccgaaaaaattgttccaaaaTAATTTGTCATTAAAGTACGTGTCGTTGTGCTACAATTGGTTGGAGACCGTTGATGTTGAGACTTTCGCAAAAAACCGTGAACTTGTTTTCGTCGATTTGGCAACAAATCGATTGGGATCGATTCCCagaaatttattcgaaaacaatttgctACTGGAGGGAATTAGTCTCCGCAATAATTCACTCAAAATTATCGACGACAACGTCTTTGACACCAATATTAATctgcaaaatattgatttgtCGTCGAACCAGTTGGAGTATctaccaaaaaatttgtttcaaaataatttggatttaaaatacGTTCTGCTGCAGTTCAACCAATTAcggtttattgaaattgattttagtAAATTAAGGAACGTGAGACGAATTAATGTTTACGAGAATGTTTGCACTGATGATCCCATATTTCAAAGACATTATGATTACAAACTGGAAGTTTTAGTCAATGGAAGatatttggaattatttcagCGAGCTTTGAACTACTTTTGTACAAGTATGAAACAGTTGTAA